One part of the Anaeromyxobacter sp. Fw109-5 genome encodes these proteins:
- a CDS encoding MFS transporter, translating into MTAPDPGLAPPQPSWRFRWLVLLACSVAMFGNYYVFDALYPVTPLLQEQLGFTDQQIGLLDTAYNVAALLTLIAGGVLIDRLGTARAAVLFGAVGAAGSALIAFLPAAVPGAPALSMAAGRFVLGVGSELFIVAATTVVGRWFKGKEISSALAVQLLIARFGSWVADRSPDLAKELFGGWQPPLLLAASFGVLWLVFAVVYAALETYAGRRYGVGRAVQTDKLVLGDLVRFSRGYWWVVGLCVAFYATIFPFRTFANLFFIQAHGVAPETAGALKSWLPLLSMIGMPIFGLLADLIGKRALLMTVGSALLVPPFLLMAYTDLPLELSMAMLGLSFALVPAVLWPAVTYLVPEARLGSAYALMTFCQQAAWALMSWGIGAVNDAAGASAQHPAGWLPAMWMLAGLATAGFVFSFLLWREERGPGAHGLEARAGRHAA; encoded by the coding sequence ATGACCGCCCCCGATCCGGGTCTCGCCCCCCCGCAGCCCTCGTGGCGCTTCCGCTGGCTCGTGCTCCTCGCGTGCAGCGTCGCGATGTTCGGGAACTACTACGTCTTCGACGCGCTCTACCCGGTCACCCCCCTCCTGCAGGAGCAGCTCGGGTTCACGGACCAGCAGATCGGGCTGCTCGACACCGCCTACAACGTCGCGGCGCTGCTGACGCTCATCGCGGGCGGCGTGCTCATCGACCGCCTCGGCACGGCGCGCGCCGCGGTGCTCTTCGGAGCGGTCGGGGCGGCGGGGAGCGCGCTCATCGCCTTCCTGCCGGCGGCCGTGCCCGGCGCGCCGGCGCTCTCGATGGCCGCGGGACGGTTCGTCCTCGGGGTGGGCTCCGAGCTCTTCATCGTCGCGGCCACGACGGTCGTGGGCCGCTGGTTCAAGGGGAAGGAGATCTCGTCCGCCCTCGCGGTGCAGCTCCTCATCGCGCGGTTCGGCTCATGGGTGGCGGACCGTTCGCCCGATCTCGCGAAGGAGCTGTTCGGCGGCTGGCAGCCGCCGCTCCTCCTCGCGGCGTCCTTCGGCGTCCTCTGGCTGGTGTTCGCCGTCGTGTACGCGGCGCTCGAGACCTACGCGGGCCGCCGGTACGGCGTCGGGCGCGCGGTGCAGACCGACAAGCTCGTCCTCGGGGACCTCGTGCGCTTCAGCCGCGGGTACTGGTGGGTGGTCGGGCTGTGCGTGGCGTTCTACGCGACGATCTTTCCCTTCCGCACCTTCGCGAACCTCTTCTTCATCCAGGCCCACGGGGTCGCGCCCGAGACCGCCGGCGCCCTCAAGAGCTGGCTGCCGCTGCTGTCGATGATCGGCATGCCCATCTTCGGGCTGCTCGCGGACCTGATCGGGAAGCGCGCCCTGCTCATGACCGTGGGCTCGGCGCTGCTCGTGCCGCCGTTCCTGCTCATGGCCTACACGGACCTGCCGCTCGAGCTCTCGATGGCGATGCTCGGCCTCTCGTTCGCGCTCGTCCCCGCGGTGCTGTGGCCCGCCGTCACCTACCTCGTGCCGGAGGCTCGCCTCGGCTCCGCGTACGCGCTCATGACCTTCTGCCAGCAGGCGGCGTGGGCGCTGATGAGCTGGGGGATCGGCGCGGTGAACGACGCGGCGGGCGCCTCGGCGCAGCACCCCGCGGGCTGGCTGCCCGCGATGTGGATGCTCGCAGGGCTCGCCACGGCCGGCTTCGTCTTCTCCTTCCTCCTGTGGCGCGAGGAGCGCGGCCCCGGCGCGCACGGCCTCGAGGCGCGCGCCGGGCGACACGCGGCGTGA